One window of the Streptomyces sp. TS71-3 genome contains the following:
- a CDS encoding DedA family protein: protein MNVHEWLMHIPAVSVYLLVALVIGTESLGIPLPGEIILVAAALLSSQQGHIDPFVLGASASAGAVIGDSIGYAIGRKGGRPLLAWLGAKFPSHFSPGHVATAERSFEKWGMWAVFFGRFIALLRIFAGPLAGVLHMPYWKFLIANLLGGVIWAGGTTAVIYYLGLVAESWLSRFSWVGLVLAVLIGLASFVVIRRRGKKAEEAGAAHAEQEKEPAGADAE from the coding sequence TCCGGCGGTCAGCGTGTATCTGCTGGTGGCCCTGGTCATCGGCACGGAGAGCCTCGGCATCCCGCTGCCGGGCGAGATCATCCTGGTCGCCGCCGCGCTGCTGTCCTCCCAGCAGGGGCACATCGACCCGTTCGTCCTGGGCGCCAGCGCGAGCGCCGGTGCCGTCATCGGCGACTCCATCGGCTACGCCATCGGACGCAAGGGCGGCCGCCCGCTGCTCGCCTGGCTGGGCGCGAAGTTCCCCTCACACTTCAGCCCCGGCCATGTGGCCACCGCCGAGCGGTCCTTCGAGAAGTGGGGGATGTGGGCCGTGTTCTTCGGCCGCTTCATCGCCCTGCTGCGGATCTTCGCCGGCCCGCTGGCCGGTGTGCTCCACATGCCGTACTGGAAGTTCCTCATCGCCAACCTCCTCGGCGGGGTGATCTGGGCGGGCGGCACCACGGCCGTCATCTACTACCTGGGTCTGGTCGCCGAGTCCTGGCTCTCCCGCTTCTCCTGGGTGGGCCTGGTGCTCGCGGTGCTGATCGGGCTCGCGTCCTTCGTCGTCATCCGGCGCCGGGGGAAGAAGGCGGAAGAGGCCGGCGCGGCGCACGCGGAGCAGGAGAAGGAGCCCGCCGGCGCGGACGCCGAGTAG